A genomic region of Miscanthus floridulus cultivar M001 chromosome 3, ASM1932011v1, whole genome shotgun sequence contains the following coding sequences:
- the LOC136541524 gene encoding LOW QUALITY PROTEIN: uncharacterized protein (The sequence of the model RefSeq protein was modified relative to this genomic sequence to represent the inferred CDS: substituted 3 bases at 3 genomic stop codons) → MVGWCEEAVALLRRPAVAEMAVDVLLCAVPIWAAVMIGLAVGWSWRPRWTGLLFLGLRIRLRILWLWVPPGLGARRLWLACTALSACSVAPRLLSSAFRRRLSVLSTVSSELNXXPXGSFRGDPVLVAFNFNFFLINRTIFEGEQDTVTEKDLEHLLQLLDNKESGDTAWQNLMERTTSNMTYKAWRREPEEGPIMYCSRTIFEDATPELVRDFFWDGDFRLKWDPMLAYSKTLDEFPQSGAIIVHWIKKFPFFCSDREYIFGGRIWESGKTYYCVTKGVPYPSLPKKEKPRRVELYFSSWRIRAVQSPKHVGQQSACEVTLVHYEDMGIPKDVARVAVRHGMWGAVKKLQSGFRAYQQMRDTENTLSHSAIMARVTTKISITDSDGPLDQDISMADETSDEDGSSQAVQHGFDWKWVVVGGAVAAVCVLNTGLVGKVLLLGAARRQAKK, encoded by the exons ATGGTGGGGTGGTGCGAGGAGGCGGTGGCGCTGCTGCGGCGCCCCGCGGTGGCGGAGATGGCCGTCGACGTGCTGCTCTGCGCGGTGCCGATCTGGGCCGCCGTCATGATCGGCCTCGCCGTCGGCTGGTCCTGGCGCCCGCGCTGGACGGGGCTGCTCTTCCTCGGCCTCCGCATCCGCCTCCGCATCCTCTGGCTCTGGGTGCCGCCGGGCCTCGGGGCCCGGAGGCTCTGGCTCGCCTGCACCGCGCTCTCCGCCTGCTCCGTCGCGCCCAGGCTCCTCTCCTCCGCATTCCGCCGCCGCCTATCAGTCTTGTCAACTGTCAGTTCGGAATTGAATTGATGACCTTGAGGTTCATTCAGGGGCGACCCTGTCCTTGTGGCG TtcaattttaatttttttcttaTCAACAGGACAATTTTTGAGGGCGAGCAAGATACTGTCACTGAGAAGGACCTAGAACATCTTCTGCAACTTTTAGATAACAAGGAAAGTGGGGATACGGCTTGGCAGAATTTGATGGAGCGCACAACCTCCAACATGACCTACAAGGCCTGGCGGCGTGAGCCTGAG GAGGGACCTATTATGTACTGCAGCCGCACTATTTTTGAGGATGCTACTCCTGAACTAGTTAGAGATTTCTTCTGGGATGGTGATTTTCGTCTAAAGTGGGATCCAATGCTTGCATACTCCAAAACTTTGGATGAGTTCCCTCAGAGTGGAGCAATAATTGTCCACTGGATAAAAAAG TTCCCATTCTTTTGCAGTGACCGTGAATACATCTTTGGAGGACGCATATGGGAATCAGGGAAGACTTACTATTGTGTTACAAAG GGTGTCCCATATCCATCATTGCCCAAGAAAGAAAAACCGAGGCGTGTGGAGCTGTACTTCTCAAGTTGGCGTATTAGAGCTG TTCAATCGCCTAAACATGTGGGTCAGCAATCTGCGTGTGAAGTAACTTTGGTTCACTACGAGGACATGGGCATACCAAAAGATGTCGCCAGGGTTGCTGTCCGTCACGGCATGTGGGGTGCTGTGAAGAAACTCCAGTCTGGATTCAGAGCATATCAGCAAATGAGAGACACAGAAAACACCCTGTCACACAGCGCCATCATGGCTCGAGTGACCACCAAGATATCCATCACGGATTCAGATGGTCCGTTGGATCAAGACATCTCCATGGCAGATGAAACCAGTGACGAGGATGGCAGCTCCCAAGCGGTTCAGCATGGTTTCGACTGGAAGTGGGTGGTGGTTGGTGGTGCGGTGGCAGCGGTTTGTGTGCTCAACACCGGGCTGGTAGGCAAGGTCCTCTTGCTTGGAGCAGCGAGAAGGCAGGCAAAGAAGTAG
- the LOC136541522 gene encoding probable serine/threonine-protein kinase WNK3 isoform X1, protein MMGALQVQSNGDGAAAEELFPDPGYAEVDPTGRYGRYNEILGKGSSKTVYRAFDEHRGMEVAWNQVQLHDFLRGPGELERLYGEIHLLKSLRHRAVMRLHASWVDAANADATAPRPRRAAVNFVTELFTSGTLRQYRRRHPRASAAAVRRWCRQILEGLGYLHARGIIHRDLKCDNIFVNGSQGQVKIGDLGLAAVVRRRGRGDPARCVVGTPEFMAPEVYAEDYDERADVYSFGMCVLEMVTLEYPYSECVHPVHIYKKVTSGIKPAALYKVKDPEVRRFIDKCLAPASRRPSAAELLGDPFLQLEDDGLWYGDDADYIAMYNYLHQPACLDHHHNAGSNGSTASNGVVSNGVGGDRWDVDCEDDDDGSMFQGIDQLFNEHEDDELHFAGVDITIKGKRMEDGSIFLRLRIADKDGTGRVRNIYFPFDADADTALSVATEMVAELDITDHEVTHIAEMIDGAVAALLPHWRPGPGMDDDGGGGPGASGAADRCKNCRSSASSAGSLDDYMSVAAAARRGCRCAEMHGRFEEITFQADEEPVRFQGSGCSSDDGSGQAEHCAGDGDSKLEGVHGVAQDGTTERSDQP, encoded by the exons atgatgggAGCTCTGCAGGTgcagagcaatggcgacggcgctgCTGCTGAGGAGCTCTTCCCGGACCCGGGCTACGCGGAGGTCGATCCTACCGGGAGGTATGGCAGG TACAACGAGATTCTCGGCAAGGGATCCTCAAAGACAGT GTACCGTGCCTTCGACGAGCACCGGGGCATGGAGGTGGCGTGGAACCAGGTACAGCTGCACGACTTCCTGCGCGGGCCGGGGGAGCTGGAGCGGCTGTACGGCGAGATCCACCTGCTCAAGTCGCTCCGCCACCGCGCCGTCATGCGCCTCCACGCCTCCTGGGTCGACGCCGCCAACGCCGACGCGACCGCGCCCCGgccccgccgcgccgccgtcaACTTCGTTACCGAGCTCTTCACCTCCGGCACGCTGCGGCAGTACCGGCGCCGGCACCCGCGGGCCAGCGCCGCCGCGGTCAGGCGCTGGTGCCGCCAGATCCTCGAGGGCCTCGGCTACCTCCACGCGCGCGGCATCATCCACCGCGACCTCAAGTGCGACAACATCTTCGTCAACGGCAGCCAGGGCCAGGTCAAGATCGGCGACCTCGGCCTCGCAGCTGTGGTCCGGCGCCGCGGCCGCGGGGACCCAGCGCGATGTGTGGTCGGCACGCCGGAGTTCATGGCGCCCGAGGTGTACGCGGAGGACTACGACGAGCGCGCCGACGTCTACTCCTTCGGCATGTGCGTCCTCGAGATGGTCACCCTCGAGTACCCCTACAGCGAGTGCGTCCACCCCGTGCACATCTACAAGAAGGTCACCTCC GGGATAAAGCCGGCGGCTTTGTACAAGGTGAAAGACCCCGAGGTGAGGCGGTTCATCGACAAGTGCCTGGCGCCGGCGTCGCGGCGGCCGAgcgcggcggagctgctcggcgacCCGTTCCTGCAGCTGGAAGACGACGGCCTCTGGTACGGGGACGACGCGGACTACATCGCCATGTACAACTACCTGCACCAGCCGGCGTGCCTGGACCACCACCACAACGCCGGCAGCAATGGCTCCACGGCGAGCAACGGGGTGGTGTCGAATGGTGTCGGCGGCGACAGATGGGACGTCGACtgtgaggacgacgatgacgggAGCATGTTCCAAGGCATCGACCAGCTGTTCAACGAGCACGAGGACGACGAGCTGCACTTCGCTGGCGTCGACATCACCATCAAGGGCAAGAGGATGGAGGACGGAAGCATCTTCCTCCGGCTGCGCATCGCCGACAAAGATGGCACAG GGAGGGTCCGGAACATCTACTTCCCGTTCGACGCGGACGCGGACACGGCGCTGAGCGTGGCCACCGAGATGGTGGCGGAGCTGGACATCACCGACCACGAGGTGACGCACATCGCCGAGATGATCGACGGCGCGGTCGCCGCGCTGCTGCCGCACTGGAGGCCGGGCCCTGGCatggacgacgacggcggcggcggtccgGGCGCGTCAGGCGCTGCAGATCGTTGCAAGAACTGCCGGTCCAGCGCGTCCTCCGCCGGGTCACTGGACGACTACAtgtcagtggcggcggcggcgcggcgtggcTGCCGGTGCGCGGAGATGCACGGCCGGTTCGAGGAGATCACGTTCCAGGCCGACGAAGAGCCGGTGCGGTTCCAGGGCTCTGGGTGCAGCTCCGACGATGGAAGCGGCCAGGCTGAGCACTGTGCCGGAGATGGAGACAGTAAGCTCGAGGGCGTCCATGGCGTCGCGCAGGATGGCACTACGGAACGTTCAGACCAGCCTTGA
- the LOC136541522 gene encoding probable serine/threonine-protein kinase WNK3 isoform X2: MMGALQVQSNGDGAAAEELFPDPGYAEVDPTGRYGRYNEILGKGSSKTVYRAFDEHRGMEVAWNQVQLHDFLRGPGELERLYGEIHLLKSLRHRAVMRLHASWVDAANADATAPRPRRAAVNFVTELFTSGTLRQYRRRHPRASAAAVRRWCRQILEGLGYLHARGIIHRDLKCDNIFVNGSQGQVKIGDLGLAAVVRRRGRGDPARCVVGTPEFMAPEVYAEDYDERADVYSFGMCVLEMVTLEYPYSECVHPVHIYKKGIKPAALYKVKDPEVRRFIDKCLAPASRRPSAAELLGDPFLQLEDDGLWYGDDADYIAMYNYLHQPACLDHHHNAGSNGSTASNGVVSNGVGGDRWDVDCEDDDDGSMFQGIDQLFNEHEDDELHFAGVDITIKGKRMEDGSIFLRLRIADKDGTGRVRNIYFPFDADADTALSVATEMVAELDITDHEVTHIAEMIDGAVAALLPHWRPGPGMDDDGGGGPGASGAADRCKNCRSSASSAGSLDDYMSVAAAARRGCRCAEMHGRFEEITFQADEEPVRFQGSGCSSDDGSGQAEHCAGDGDSKLEGVHGVAQDGTTERSDQP, from the exons atgatgggAGCTCTGCAGGTgcagagcaatggcgacggcgctgCTGCTGAGGAGCTCTTCCCGGACCCGGGCTACGCGGAGGTCGATCCTACCGGGAGGTATGGCAGG TACAACGAGATTCTCGGCAAGGGATCCTCAAAGACAGT GTACCGTGCCTTCGACGAGCACCGGGGCATGGAGGTGGCGTGGAACCAGGTACAGCTGCACGACTTCCTGCGCGGGCCGGGGGAGCTGGAGCGGCTGTACGGCGAGATCCACCTGCTCAAGTCGCTCCGCCACCGCGCCGTCATGCGCCTCCACGCCTCCTGGGTCGACGCCGCCAACGCCGACGCGACCGCGCCCCGgccccgccgcgccgccgtcaACTTCGTTACCGAGCTCTTCACCTCCGGCACGCTGCGGCAGTACCGGCGCCGGCACCCGCGGGCCAGCGCCGCCGCGGTCAGGCGCTGGTGCCGCCAGATCCTCGAGGGCCTCGGCTACCTCCACGCGCGCGGCATCATCCACCGCGACCTCAAGTGCGACAACATCTTCGTCAACGGCAGCCAGGGCCAGGTCAAGATCGGCGACCTCGGCCTCGCAGCTGTGGTCCGGCGCCGCGGCCGCGGGGACCCAGCGCGATGTGTGGTCGGCACGCCGGAGTTCATGGCGCCCGAGGTGTACGCGGAGGACTACGACGAGCGCGCCGACGTCTACTCCTTCGGCATGTGCGTCCTCGAGATGGTCACCCTCGAGTACCCCTACAGCGAGTGCGTCCACCCCGTGCACATCTACAAGAAG GGGATAAAGCCGGCGGCTTTGTACAAGGTGAAAGACCCCGAGGTGAGGCGGTTCATCGACAAGTGCCTGGCGCCGGCGTCGCGGCGGCCGAgcgcggcggagctgctcggcgacCCGTTCCTGCAGCTGGAAGACGACGGCCTCTGGTACGGGGACGACGCGGACTACATCGCCATGTACAACTACCTGCACCAGCCGGCGTGCCTGGACCACCACCACAACGCCGGCAGCAATGGCTCCACGGCGAGCAACGGGGTGGTGTCGAATGGTGTCGGCGGCGACAGATGGGACGTCGACtgtgaggacgacgatgacgggAGCATGTTCCAAGGCATCGACCAGCTGTTCAACGAGCACGAGGACGACGAGCTGCACTTCGCTGGCGTCGACATCACCATCAAGGGCAAGAGGATGGAGGACGGAAGCATCTTCCTCCGGCTGCGCATCGCCGACAAAGATGGCACAG GGAGGGTCCGGAACATCTACTTCCCGTTCGACGCGGACGCGGACACGGCGCTGAGCGTGGCCACCGAGATGGTGGCGGAGCTGGACATCACCGACCACGAGGTGACGCACATCGCCGAGATGATCGACGGCGCGGTCGCCGCGCTGCTGCCGCACTGGAGGCCGGGCCCTGGCatggacgacgacggcggcggcggtccgGGCGCGTCAGGCGCTGCAGATCGTTGCAAGAACTGCCGGTCCAGCGCGTCCTCCGCCGGGTCACTGGACGACTACAtgtcagtggcggcggcggcgcggcgtggcTGCCGGTGCGCGGAGATGCACGGCCGGTTCGAGGAGATCACGTTCCAGGCCGACGAAGAGCCGGTGCGGTTCCAGGGCTCTGGGTGCAGCTCCGACGATGGAAGCGGCCAGGCTGAGCACTGTGCCGGAGATGGAGACAGTAAGCTCGAGGGCGTCCATGGCGTCGCGCAGGATGGCACTACGGAACGTTCAGACCAGCCTTGA
- the LOC136541522 gene encoding probable serine/threonine-protein kinase WNK3 isoform X3 has translation MEVAWNQVQLHDFLRGPGELERLYGEIHLLKSLRHRAVMRLHASWVDAANADATAPRPRRAAVNFVTELFTSGTLRQYRRRHPRASAAAVRRWCRQILEGLGYLHARGIIHRDLKCDNIFVNGSQGQVKIGDLGLAAVVRRRGRGDPARCVVGTPEFMAPEVYAEDYDERADVYSFGMCVLEMVTLEYPYSECVHPVHIYKKVTSGIKPAALYKVKDPEVRRFIDKCLAPASRRPSAAELLGDPFLQLEDDGLWYGDDADYIAMYNYLHQPACLDHHHNAGSNGSTASNGVVSNGVGGDRWDVDCEDDDDGSMFQGIDQLFNEHEDDELHFAGVDITIKGKRMEDGSIFLRLRIADKDGTGRVRNIYFPFDADADTALSVATEMVAELDITDHEVTHIAEMIDGAVAALLPHWRPGPGMDDDGGGGPGASGAADRCKNCRSSASSAGSLDDYMSVAAAARRGCRCAEMHGRFEEITFQADEEPVRFQGSGCSSDDGSGQAEHCAGDGDSKLEGVHGVAQDGTTERSDQP, from the exons ATGGAGGTGGCGTGGAACCAGGTACAGCTGCACGACTTCCTGCGCGGGCCGGGGGAGCTGGAGCGGCTGTACGGCGAGATCCACCTGCTCAAGTCGCTCCGCCACCGCGCCGTCATGCGCCTCCACGCCTCCTGGGTCGACGCCGCCAACGCCGACGCGACCGCGCCCCGgccccgccgcgccgccgtcaACTTCGTTACCGAGCTCTTCACCTCCGGCACGCTGCGGCAGTACCGGCGCCGGCACCCGCGGGCCAGCGCCGCCGCGGTCAGGCGCTGGTGCCGCCAGATCCTCGAGGGCCTCGGCTACCTCCACGCGCGCGGCATCATCCACCGCGACCTCAAGTGCGACAACATCTTCGTCAACGGCAGCCAGGGCCAGGTCAAGATCGGCGACCTCGGCCTCGCAGCTGTGGTCCGGCGCCGCGGCCGCGGGGACCCAGCGCGATGTGTGGTCGGCACGCCGGAGTTCATGGCGCCCGAGGTGTACGCGGAGGACTACGACGAGCGCGCCGACGTCTACTCCTTCGGCATGTGCGTCCTCGAGATGGTCACCCTCGAGTACCCCTACAGCGAGTGCGTCCACCCCGTGCACATCTACAAGAAGGTCACCTCC GGGATAAAGCCGGCGGCTTTGTACAAGGTGAAAGACCCCGAGGTGAGGCGGTTCATCGACAAGTGCCTGGCGCCGGCGTCGCGGCGGCCGAgcgcggcggagctgctcggcgacCCGTTCCTGCAGCTGGAAGACGACGGCCTCTGGTACGGGGACGACGCGGACTACATCGCCATGTACAACTACCTGCACCAGCCGGCGTGCCTGGACCACCACCACAACGCCGGCAGCAATGGCTCCACGGCGAGCAACGGGGTGGTGTCGAATGGTGTCGGCGGCGACAGATGGGACGTCGACtgtgaggacgacgatgacgggAGCATGTTCCAAGGCATCGACCAGCTGTTCAACGAGCACGAGGACGACGAGCTGCACTTCGCTGGCGTCGACATCACCATCAAGGGCAAGAGGATGGAGGACGGAAGCATCTTCCTCCGGCTGCGCATCGCCGACAAAGATGGCACAG GGAGGGTCCGGAACATCTACTTCCCGTTCGACGCGGACGCGGACACGGCGCTGAGCGTGGCCACCGAGATGGTGGCGGAGCTGGACATCACCGACCACGAGGTGACGCACATCGCCGAGATGATCGACGGCGCGGTCGCCGCGCTGCTGCCGCACTGGAGGCCGGGCCCTGGCatggacgacgacggcggcggcggtccgGGCGCGTCAGGCGCTGCAGATCGTTGCAAGAACTGCCGGTCCAGCGCGTCCTCCGCCGGGTCACTGGACGACTACAtgtcagtggcggcggcggcgcggcgtggcTGCCGGTGCGCGGAGATGCACGGCCGGTTCGAGGAGATCACGTTCCAGGCCGACGAAGAGCCGGTGCGGTTCCAGGGCTCTGGGTGCAGCTCCGACGATGGAAGCGGCCAGGCTGAGCACTGTGCCGGAGATGGAGACAGTAAGCTCGAGGGCGTCCATGGCGTCGCGCAGGATGGCACTACGGAACGTTCAGACCAGCCTTGA